CCCTGGGTCCTGGGCCTCGGGCAGGAGGAGGGGCGAGTGAATTGCGGCCACCTTAGGGGCCCTGACCCTCAGGAGGGCAAGCGAGGCCATGGGGAAGTAGGTCACATAGGCTACGTCAGCGTCGACGTCTGGGAGCAGGCCCTCCCTGTACTCGGCCCCGCCGAGGAGGCCCTTAACTTCAACGCCGCCCCGCCGCCCTATGGGAAGGGAGTAGACGGAGACCCTGAGGCCCTGCCTCGAGAGGGCGCTGGCGAGCCTCGCTATGAAGGTCTCTCCTCCGCCCATGTATGTGAGGCTGTGATTGTGAACTAGCGCAACTCTCATCAACGCAGCCTCAAGTCAGGCGTCTAGGTCGCCGAGGCCGTTTTACGTGTTATGCAAGCGCTATGCCACCCTATTGATAGCTAAGTGACCGATGATAGCGCTTTTACATGTGCGTTTAGAGACCTAAGGCGAGGCTCATAGGTGAGCGTTCACTCCCTCTTGGCGTAAATGTAGCCAAGGCCACGGTAGGTGTGCTGGACCTTAACCCTGTAGCCCAGCCCCCTAAGCCTTGAAGCTATGAGCTCAGGCCCCTTGTCGCCAATTATGTGGTACTCCATCTGGATCCTGTCAAACCTCAGGAGGGCCCTGTCGTCGGAGCCCAGTATCAGGTCGTACTCGCAGCCCTCGCAGTCGACCTTTAATGCCGAGCCCTCCTCTACGTCGTACCTGGAGACCAGCGTCCTCAGGGAGAGGGTTGGGACCTTGACCCCCTGCTCCGCCTGAATTAGCGGCGTCCAGCCGCTGCCGCTCGCCGCTACGCTGACCTCGCCGTCGGAGCCGCCGCAGCCGGCGTGCAGGAGGACCACGTTGTTCAGCCTGTTGTTAACATAGATGTTCCTGTAGGCCACCTCGAACAGGTTGGGGTAGGGCTCGCAGGCTATCACCCTCTTGGCGCCCCTTAACACAAAGTATATTGCGGTGTCGCCTATCGCAGCGCCGACGTCAACAACTGCCCTGCCGCTAACGTCAAGCCAAGCGTAGTCCTGGTCAAGGAACACGTCATATATGCCTGTCAGCCACGCGCCCTCTAACACCACCGCGTCACCTACTGCCAAGGCCCGCCCCTGGGGCCTGCCCTCGCGCTGCGGGCTCAGAACGAGGAGGTCCCTGCCGCAGCAGCGTATAACAAAGCCGTCGTCAACCTTCCTCACCTTGCTTCTGTAGTGGGGCACCCTGTCAAGCGCGTAGTATATGGCCTCAGAGGTGCTCCTCAGGAGCACGTTGCCGTGCTTGAGCTTAGCCTGAACTGGGAACCTGCCCCCTAGGACCCCCCTGATGACCTCGAGCCCGTTTCTGTAGGTCAGGGCCATGCCCAGAAAGACGCTTGCCCACCTTAGGTACCATCGCAGGGAGCCTATGCCCGACAAATAGCCGCTCACCTTTAGTTACTTGAGGGTGGGCGCCAGGCCCTCCTGTGGCCATCAAAGAGCGAGGCCAAGGCCAGGGCTAACAGCACATAGACGGGCGCGTTGCCGTAGGCCGGTACCAGGTACCATGGCACCCTTATGGGCGGGTACTCGCCTGGCACGTAGGTGTTCACCCTTATCGTCAGGTTGCC
Above is a genomic segment from uncultured Acidilobus sp. JCHS containing:
- a CDS encoding methyltransferase, FkbM family; the encoded protein is MSGIGSLRWYLRWASVFLGMALTYRNGLEVIRGVLGGRFPVQAKLKHGNVLLRSTSEAIYYALDRVPHYRSKVRKVDDGFVIRCCGRDLLVLSPQREGRPQGRALAVGDAVVLEGAWLTGIYDVFLDQDYAWLDVSGRAVVDVGAAIGDTAIYFVLRGAKRVIACEPYPNLFEVAYRNIYVNNRLNNVVLLHAGCGGSDGEVSVAASGSGWTPLIQAEQGVKVPTLSLRTLVSRYDVEEGSALKVDCEGCEYDLILGSDDRALLRFDRIQMEYHIIGDKGPELIASRLRGLGYRVKVQHTYRGLGYIYAKRE